DNA from Ictalurus punctatus breed USDA103 chromosome 20, Coco_2.0, whole genome shotgun sequence:
agtgagtgtAATGGGAcataaagaatgaaagagacAAGGACAGGGAGGTAGAGAAAACGAAAGGCAGAAAGAAAggcaaggaaagaaagagaaaaaaaaagagggcatccacagagagagagagagatggaaagaaagagaatcaaagaaaatgagagagaaagagagggagagagagagagagatgattttGGTGGATGTGAGACAGTCAGACCTCTCTTGATGTCATCCAGCTGGGGTTCAGGAGACGGGTTGTCTTTACTCGGTGACGTCTTCACCCCGACGATGGGTTTAGTGGGAGTTCGGAACTGAGACGTAGGCTGACTGGCTCTCACCGACTGCTGCTCGATCCGAGCCTGGATCTTACTGCTGCCCTCGGCTCTGACGAAACAACacaggggtcaaaggtcaaccAAACATTCAACTCTTCAACCCATTTCAAAATGATTTCTATTTAAATCGACACTCACCTGGTCTTCTTGACCTGAATGCTGCTGCTCAGCTTCTCCAACACAAATTCGCCGGTGTCGTGGTTGATGATCAGGACACAGTCTTTCTGATACGGCCGTTTGTTGCCTTTGAAGACCGTCATGGGAGGCGTCGAACCCTAGAGATCGACAACGATCGATCACAATAAAAATCTGAGGACGTAAGATCGGGTATTGTGAACGTAAAGAAGAAAACATGTTCTCACCGGTATGTGTGGGAGCGTAATGGTGACCTCGTCTCCTTTTCCCACCTGCAGCTCTCCTTCGCACGACGTGTCGATGGAAGCCGGCTTAAAATCATCTGCCACGAGAAGGACGGGAACGTaaaaacaagaataaatatCCAAGATCCCTCATCAGCCTCCATCTTTCTCTTTCGTGGAGTTAACAAACGTGTCAAATTCTTCGTGTCACAATACTTAGATTCTCAGGCTTTACCTCTAACTAGGaaaaacactggagactccttccacaagaaagaaagaaagaaagaaagaaagaaagaaagaaagaaggaagaaaggaaagaaaggacagaAGCACGCTGGAGACTCCCtccacaaataaaaaacaagcgtCACCTACATAAAAGTACAACTTAAAtcgttttgttgttattttagtgAACAAGTGCATTCATTTTCTCacttgtaagtcgctttggataaagcGTCTTTTAACCCTAactggatcattgtcttgctgtatgatgaagttcctcctgattaattggatgcatttctctgtaaattggcagacaaagtGTTCCCAtaaatttctgaattcattcttctGCTACCattatgagttacatcatcaataaagattagtgagcctgtcccagaagcagccatgcgagcccaagccatgacactacctccaccatgtttcacagatgaacttgtatgttttggatcatgaacagatcctttctttctccacactttggtagaggttaatcttggttccagaacttctgTGGCTCAAAAACAGAACGAATTGGCCTTGTcgttccagtagtttcggaggggaATGTAAACCTGTCAATTGAACcactaatgtcagagctgctgttatggaaaactaaccaacactttctgaccaatcagactggaGAACTGAGCAGCTCTGTGTTGGACACCGTTTCCGAGATGAGGCTTTATCTCCTTATCAACAGTCTCGTTCCTGGTGTTCTAGacattaaattaataatgaaaaattgacattttgacgGTACTCATGATTTAAATCAACAAGCTCTTGAGTAATTCATGAATGAGAGCGCGCACGATGTTGTAAAGAGAACTAAATAAGCATTAGCCGTCCTGCTAGCAGGCGATATGCTGATACAGTGAATCTCGTTATGCGAAATCTCGCGATAACACGCGGTATCGGCTCCTGAGTCTCGGACAGTACTATTAGAGAAGCTGAGAGTCAGGCGCTTCACTCACATCTGATGGTGTGGAAGGAGGACTTGGCTTTCTTCTCGAAGCTCTCTCCCAGCTTTAAAACATGTTCCTCTTTATCCAGTACCGCATTACAGCTTCCGTTCATGTCTGTAAGCCGCTAATCGCGTCCTCACATCTACATTTATTCACCTGCAGGCTGCTTGAACCGCAGATTCGTCTCTCTGTAACagctaaataaaaacatatcacGCACAGCTTGTTGACATCGTACGATATCCGCTGATGTTACCAAAATAAAAGCCGCCGGCTCGAAGACggaacttgagaaaacacacccCAACAAAGATAAAATCAAAcaataaatgaaagtaaaatttaattttgcctatatatatataaaaaattgtaggtataagtaaataagttaattatttttaatgttgcCTAAGTaacatgatttaaataaataaatacaaacaactAAAAAGACTTAAGACATCGTTTAGCTGTTTATATTGGAGCTCGCTTACGTAATAACTCCAATTAATCAATAATTTCgtgaattcatttattattaaatgcatTCCTTTCATTCTTGTTTTATATCAACgctataataaataataattattattattatttttaaaaaatcatcatcCTGAAAAGtcaaacacaaatacatttattaatttatttctttattttttatgtttttattttaattttgttgaGCTGTTCATGTTGTAGCTGGGTTactttttacattatatatgtataagtaAGTCGTATGCAAATCCtgtataaatgcatttaaaaaaaaaagaaagaaagaaagaaagaaagaaagaaagaaagaaagaaagaaaaagaaagtaactCGTTGAATAGAGTGGCGCAAGGATGACGAAATTTTGTATGCAAAACCCGAAAACGAGTTTGTATTTTAGCACTTCCGGTTCCatcggggtttttttgtttgttcgttttttgCTTAAATGCATTATTTGAACATTCAGTTTACAGTATGGTAGAACTAAAATAGAACATAAGTATTAAGAATAACAGCAATATAAGTAATAgttaaagaaaacacaaacaatacCATAGCTCAAAACAGAAGTAGAACTAGATAGtaacttgagagagagagagagagagagcgcattgcccaaattaaaagaaaattactCATTAATTACAGTAAAAC
Protein-coding regions in this window:
- the eaf1 gene encoding ELL-associated factor 1 is translated as MNGSCNAVLDKEEHVLKLGESFEKKAKSSFHTIRYDFKPASIDTSCEGELQVGKGDEVTITLPHIPGSTPPMTVFKGNKRPYQKDCVLIINHDTGEFVLEKLSSSIQVKKTRAEGSSKIQARIEQQSVRASQPTSQFRTPTKPIVGVKTSPSKDNPSPEPQLDDIKRELRAEVEIIEQMSSSGSSSSSDSGSCSGSGDDDSSSSDGEQESANLQLSPSREPPSNGTEKSQGNNQLMNTLRNDLQLSESGSDSDDD